The following nucleotide sequence is from Diospyros lotus cultivar Yz01 chromosome 3, ASM1463336v1, whole genome shotgun sequence.
cATAGTGGAAAACACTAACAGTGAGGTGACACAATAAGCAACAGTTTGCAAATCAAGGAAGCTTGCATTAtaatatagaatatatctaaGAGAGAGCACGCACTGAAAGATAACGTGGAAGTGCAAAAGAACTTCCCTGCTGAGAATgcaaaataagagagaaattcCACCCTCCCACATGAAGCAAACAACAATAGCAAACAGAAGTGAGGGAATAGGAtggagaaggtgaagaagaacaCGGAGAGGGATTAAAGAACCAATGGAATAGTGCATTTAAAAAGAAGGGATACGCCTTGCACTGAAATAAGATATTTGCGTATAGAGGTTGCTGGGAAAAATGAGTGCATACAGGTCTACATGCCAGCTCTAGAATTTATCGAAATTACCCtattttcatattacaaacaaaaatatccaggggcttgattgaaaaatgctacttaattcattttcttttccccattttcttattacaccatcaaaCCCATTATTTCCCAATTATTTCTCACCATGagcctaagcccaaatcacatGTATCCCATATACATAAATTCCAAGCCCACCAGGCTTAATTTTTCAACTTGGGttagacatctcattaactatttaattgaggccctttcacttaaatttcGGATTCCAtgcaccataaaataaaattatgtaatctaaaattatttgtatGCCACCAAGGAAGTTTAACattgagaatttaaaaaaatacttagtcctatattttaattgttgttacactgacgtcaagtattaaaacacctagacccactttagggtcgttacataaataataatttttacaaaataatgaattaaatcTTGAACAAGCTATTCACAAGTTGCTCACGAACCAATACTCAAGCCTACTAGCGACCAACTTGAGAGCCTATGATTGAGCCTACTTGTGAGTCTTTAAGCAAGTTTACTCGTAAGATTATAATCGATAACAAATATTTGAAGTCTAAATGCACAtcataatttacaaaataattaccaaaataacAATTCAATCAtcgataaattaaaatataaataaaaagttaaaatgttgacaaatcttaacaaaaaataaataaaaagttaaaatttgtaGGTTATGATTATATCAAATTGTTCAATCTCTTATTATGATTcttcataatttatatgaattcatttaagtaaatattaattcatttaacTCCAATGTTTTACATgtgattattaagttttaattaaattattttgaaaatataatttaaccattaaacttaataatttttaagGTTACGCAGCATGATTTAATCATTGTTATACCAATTGTTAACTTATAATAAAATGATCAATTACttataatcattaattttttattaatttttaaaattcaatcttATTAACATCCTACATGGTGATCATAAAATCTCATAAACCATGGtgatcaaaaatcaaaatctcacataaaattataaaacatttttaattcaattcaacatatgtataaaatatataatcacacaattttatttaaaaataaaatttatcttttttttaaatcttaaatcatattattaagttctaattatatatagtttaataattagatatattgttttttaaattttatattttatctttcatcatcatcattaactgcCTCCATAACAAATTATTCATAACATCAATTAACTCttaaaatttatgcaaaaacaaaaattcggCTATGAACTTTGGCGACGACTTCATTACCATTCGAGCAGACTTCTTCAACGACAACTTGATGGATCAAACTGTTGGGGATTTTTGTTGGGAAGCATGATCCATGGGCTTACCTTGTCGAATCTCATTAGTGATTTTAGGGAGAATTGTTGTTTCGTTGAGGAAAACAGACTTGGGAGGGAGGGGAAGTGGCTCACCAAGTGGGAACTTTGGAGGATTGGTAAAGAgttgagaaaataaaaacagacTCACAATTGTACAATACACCAAGGGCTTGtatcatattattaaattacaaGCTTCCTCTTGaggtatttttagtatttttgatgTTGTATGAATGTCGGTATGAATCGACAAATCCTGGTTTAAAGGCTTGTATCATATTATTAAGGGTATGCCTCTTGAGTAATTCGGATCCCctaacccccctccccccccccccccactcccaaccaaaataaaatataataatgaaacATATGATTTTCTGGATCAATATCGTTCTCGGGTTTAATTGCCCAATTAAACTCGAGACAGGTAACTAAACCCGGTGAATTCTATACTtccaaatatcattattttttttatttttgtaaatttactGCTACAAATCCTTGGTTTCCAATAGCACTTAAATGATCTATGGTGCAAGGAAATTACGTTAattgtcactacaaaaaaaaaaaaaaaagtgttttaaCGAGGGGAAAAGTGATCGTTAAAAGTCAATTTCCCTTCGCTAAAGAATTTTAACAACATGAAAAATCCCGTCATCACCCCTTCTTAAAACTTTTGTCGTTAAAAGTattaatgatggaaaaaaaGTATCGTCGTTAATATAAGTAGTGAGGGCATAAATCCCTTCGTTAAAACTCATAATAACGACGAATATTCCCATCGCTACAATAATGTGTGTgatcatttataataatacatAACGATAGATATTCCCGTCGTTATTGCAATGTTTACCGATtactaaatataatatcaacgATGGATATTCCCGTCGTTATTGTAATATTTACCGGtcactaaatataatatcaatgATGAATAGTCCCATTGTTATAGCTATATTTACcaatcactaaaaataatattaatgatcaatattttcatcattatatatatatatatatttatctgtcattattattattattattattattattattattattattattattatataagaatCTATTTTGTACCTATTAATTTTGGCAAGAGTGCCAAAAGATACTAATAATTAAAATGCCATCCCATTAATTTAGTAAACAATAAGATATATACAGAAAAACAATCATTGAcattcattatatatttattacaatcATCATAAGAGCTTCTATACCCTCcacaatcataaaaaataagaaaaaaaaattatgagtttcATATTATTCTAATATGTCCTTATAATGAAAACCAAAGAATTATTACAAGTATGGATAGAATTCACGTATTATTCACAACTAATACCAAAAGTTTCCTGCTCAACTTGTATCTTAAAATACCTACAAAttgcaaagaaacaaaatcatatTACTCGTCATTCTCCAACATTGTATGATGATCTAAACATAAATCTCATAAGTCATAATGTAATCAAATATAAAGGCAAACAAAAAATAGACTTGAATTCAAAAGCTAATATTTAACAACTTATAATGCATCAACTCTAAGAATAGATATGTTTGTTGTTCGTTGCTATATGATTTCATTAAACATATGGATCATGCCTAGTGCCCCTATGATcaacttcatatatatatatatatatatttgattacatcatcaattcatttttaaaacaattttgttcaCAACCAATACAATAATACTTACAGAAGTCAAGATGATCTTTCAGGTTCAGGACATGAATGAGATATACCATTACCAtccatcaataataataataataataatcaaaagcAGACAGATTGATTGACAGATAATTTGTAATatcttaaaatttgaaaataaataataattgttcaAACTGGTGTTTGAGggcattattgaatatttaggaatttaagagaaagtatttatttatgtgattttgaagaaaatagggaattaaaggtaattgattaaattatttgaaaatggttaatcattattaattattgtatttgtggtgattagtgaatatttgtgggttaaaaggaaatattaatttatttgggtatttggagatttaagaaaaatgtatatttatgtaattttgagaaaataattgtttattggggagtatttaggaaaatagtaaactaaattaatttagtgtcaTTTATGgaaatttggggtgtaagtGTAATAAGGGGAAAATCAGATATGGGCtgtatgtgggattctcaaaaGTTTTGGGGGTGCTGGTGCGAATTTCAAAAATGGGCTAAGGTTCaccttaaattaaatatgagactcgttggggttttatttgcgATATGcctacgtgggtaaaaattattagaagtggtatatgtttaagaattttatacggctaaattatttatattacacagtTAGATTTACTTAATGGAAgctacgattttatttattgcgaggaaacattttacttcgcagcgggagtacAAGAAAGGTAAGGAAcaaccgtgtaaaggcaagttctaaacCCCCTTTGTAAACCCTACAATCTTTGTGTAAGTCCCCGTTGTTTCTTGAATTTTACCCCCTCCCTTACTCCAAATCGGcacctagcattatttattgagttattattcatttggtatgatttaaattaaacccGGGACTTCTAgaactttattttttgtgagcttacgggggtttgtaccccCAAATTTCCATAAATGACACTAatttagagctattgagcagtggggcaggggtcgactgtttggtgacgttaGAGTAgtctattgtacggccctgatgtggaccgtcagCCAAACACTCCTAGACACTGACCGTTGATCAGTGTCgaacactgctgactagctctgccattatgtgttTTATGTGGTTCTCTGcatttttgatatattgtattaccgttcatggtttgatatgcacatggatACGAATTGtatgttggggtattcatttattgagtatgcttggaaaTGGACATTCTAGcgtggttagattgcatctggcacttgcatatgcatcacgtgtgatttactatgtaggcggagcatggcctgatgcctggatgtatgagcgtcagtatatcacgttgatgctcactacgccattgttgttttatgtgcattgcatggttactggcaGTTCGTAggtctcggacgggaggaccgttccaaGGGAGTCTACGGCTCGGTTATTCTACAGCTTGGGTGTCGGGAGGACTGACGCAAgcatacgggtgacgggagcaccaAACCAGGACGGCGCACACCGGTTTGTTGGAGACttatgttgccttttagggcagcggtaggttagtatgggacttgggtgccatgtgtcttgtgtgggccccaatgatcggtatgtgctttcattatgctgTACTATTGCgtggtagcgtctcatggcttgtgtgtgcttggggatTGGTGATCTAGGGATAGTTTGTTGGATCTGTTCAgccctcagcctttctttctttatgcttgctgagtctctcgactcaatTTGCtttctttccatcattccaggtaatggcagcgtgggtcaagggcaagggaATCAACTTCTAGCGGCAAAGTCGGTATGGTATACTAGCAGTCCCGTcagtccctgtcaactctgatggttgagtaggatttaatctattatttttactgtgtcAGGTCATTACTCGAGTCTCGTGCATATCGGCATAGGAGtctgtgttcatttatttatcttgtgaccgttgTGCTAACGGcgttcccgtagtgcatgcaggTATATAACTTTGCTTTCgttgatttaattcttctttgtgcatgccagggtagtttttgtcttgtgtttcactCTTTCTCTTTCCGTAGGCTGTAACGGCCTGCCTCCTGGAGCCCCCGTGcaccaagaggatccgtgaaAGGGTCATTACTAAAGTGATACCGAACAATACATAACTACAACTCATGTAAaatccttattaaaatcatattctttttatcatttcacatctcataatcatttttacaaaaccattcatcacttaagcccacctgggcttacataacatacaacaaTCTCGAAaacgtaaacattaaccttaacaaagACATGATGACATGtaggatctagttttgggagagctctgcacttgctaccatgacacgaTGGCCTGGACCCAAACCCTGCTGAATGTTCCTGCTATCACAGGCGtatctcttacctggaatgatggaaaacaaatgtgagtcgtgagactcagcaagctcatgaaagaaaggctataggtttaggataagactcttcccatgacacctcatgcaattcatgccaatgcaaccacaccatgtcatgattCATACggccttacttctacatgcataacataaagttaactgcacataaggaaccaggggcccacataagtcacacattggcacccaggtcccgcatacaaacctgttgcagcctaacataggctaccatttcatcattctcttagacctgccttttcctgacatggtcggcttttcctgacattcaacatttgtcTTTTTCTGATACTCGTTACATGCTCTTCCTAATACCCATCATACTCTCATGTGTTCgtcatgtcatacatcacataatcatatactttcgcgatcttggtcttccctcgggccaaccccgagctaatatctaagccgagccgaagctcccttcagccaaccccgagctaatatctaagctaAGCCGAAGCTCCCTTGGGTCAACCCCGAGCTAATCTCTAAAGTCTTTCCTCAAGCTTGCATCACCCTCGCCATgtaatgcaacaaataggaaatgcaatggcttctatagcataaacgtgatgacaaggcccccataaaccaagcatcaagccctgctacgcccacataggaatacatacatgcggcatgctctaatgcatatgctcacctaagaTATCCAAGTTGGCTCttggaccaaccgggtcatgcaaatgctcacacatcccatcacgcACAAAACATGTTCCCACGTGAATGTAACCCAACCCCCtatagcacacacatcatgatatgcacaaaccaaggcgggaatctggagtaccagctcttctggccgtctagcgcttatcgtagcaaccgatgactggcgcccatacatccagccatcaactgccacgacctaCGATCGAcaatcagtggctttgtacccaatacccttaagacacacatagacCACATTAAACTCAGTCTCTTAAGCTCAACATTTCTCTCACTTTATCCATaacaacatagacaccattatgtcattcacattctcttctcttctcaagCACAGAAAACCATTTTCATATTCATAACAAACTATTAACATAATCCCACGATCTTGACCACATTCATTTTCTAAAAATCTAGCCCCAAcgagttcggcatcattcccaagggaagcagAGTGGTACGAAGCTCCATGAcggtcgaaatgaaagacaccaagatatCTTTGCTTAACTCATTCCATcaacaataacctcattaataaaatataaatcatagggTGGTTGTCACGcggagtattattattaatgcgtggaaccaagtcaagatgaaagggggtttaaaatacaagaaacctcgaaaactttcacgggaaataaataacgcgaggagagagttaggagcttgcctgtaaGGGGTTGATTCTTGACTTTTCTACGTTCCcgatgcgaagtaaaacattttgCTGCAATTAATAGAGTtatgacttaaattaattaaatctaacagcGTAATCCACATAATTTAGCTGTGAAAAATCcgtaatttaaatgtataacaCCTTTAGTAATTTAACCCACTTACCGAAATATTTTAAACACCGAATAACCtcaaaaatttcttaattttctcacttttcttccatttcctagCTGTCGTGCGCCTCCCCAATTCTTCTCTCCTTCCTTTCCCTTTGTTGCTCGCGGCCTCCCTCTTCTCCAAGCTCTACTCACGGCCTCCCTCTTCTCCAAGCTTTCTTTAGCAAATTTTTATCCCTATTTATACTGCTTCGAGCACCATCACCACTAAGCTTTTCCCCAACCCCAATGGCCATCATTTAAGCTATCAAATCCCATTTAATTGCCTCACAGCATCTTGACTTTTGAACCAACTTTAGCCACATTTAAGCCATTTTGATTGACCATTTTGCATAAAAATAAGGAATACAAAAGCTGTGAAAATAAATGAAGGTAGCACATGCTACCAACGCGCCACACatcccacacacacacacacacacaccatattatatatatataatgctatCTCAAggcttatatattttatgtaatataatatactaaCTTAAGATTATATATTACCTCACATACAATTATGTGTACTTCCTTCCAAATtactataatattttatttatcttaatcacTTAATAATCTAAGTCCTATAAATTCTGCAGACTTCTGATCACTTCcccatttaaaaatataataaatttaatattctcatttaaatttctttaactcAGAAGTATTCTATAAGTCATCAATCACTCTAAAACATCGAAAttagtaattattatttatcttcaaaatttcGAATGCTATATAGGCGCTCCCGTTaaggtagtccgggtggttgggatatccgagcagggtgcttacaaaatttgttaaattgTATCCAATTAAACTGTCCTCGTCCCTCTCATCTGGGGAACTCATTCACTCACATATTATCTAATGATTTGTTTGACTCTATAATtataaagattaattaattatactcCAATCGAAAGGGCTGTGGCTAATAGCtatgctcaatatatatatgatacaaTTTAATGCCATTCATTCAACGGAGAGGGCCTAAATGAGACCCAACAGAGAAGGCCCAAGTGAAGACTAagatttaaatcatttttaaaaaaaattgaacttaattatatatgtgtCCTTTTGCATTatgtttccttaattttccATCTTGCATCTTCCTTgaactttctctcttctttttttttccctttctttcttcttgtattGGATTCTTATGAATATGAATATGTAGTCATACTTACAGAAGTACAGAAAATGGTGTAGAGGTGCACAGCAAATAAAAATGTTACCATATTCAACTAGATTTCTACCTTTTTAGTATTTACACCAAACTACCTCATTTTAGTATCTTAAATTATGTTAATGAAGTGTTTGGAATGTAATAGACTAccacatattattattatttgaatataatagtattttaaaatcttaattctactaaaattgaaaaaaaaaaaaaaaaaaacttttagatTGAGAATGTGAAATTGGAAACATGTGGGGCTAGGAGTCACCTAAGGCTTGTTTATTTGTATCCAATAAATTAAGCAGAGCATATATTGAAGATGTTTTTAGCCCAATTCATTTTTAACAGAGTCTACATCATCAATTCATATTTCAACTTCTTAACAGAGTCACCTATGATAAACTTCTTAACAGAGTCTACATCAtcaattcatttttcaaacaATTTTGTTCACAACTCCCCACCATTGCAACACACAAAATTTCAGCATATATCAAGACATATATACCATCATCATAAAACTGTCAACTCATTCAAAATTCCAACATACTTTCAATCACCCAAACTCTCAATAATCATCAAATAAGCTCAATCAACCAAACtctcaactatatatataccatCATAAGTattctccccttttttttcattatcaaaataaataggCAGCAAACCAAACTTATTTTTCCCAACAAATAAACAGTAATTTCACCCAACTaattcaaatttcagcaacaCTATGATGACACTTTATTTCAGTAAAAGTATTAGAAGCAAATACACAAAACCAAAGATTAATTAGGAGGTTTAAGAATGTAATACTTGTTTAGTAAAAAGTTACCAAAAAACTGTCATATGGTCTAGCTTTGAACATTGTCCTGCAAAAAATTTAAAccatttagttaaaaaaaaaaaaactttacgATCAAAACTATGAAGTGAAAAGAACCTCCTGAACATCTTCATCAAGAGTAGATGGCTTTTGCATAAAAGATTCAAACCTTTGCAATCTGTCTTCAAACTTTAGGAGTGAAATTGTAAAGAATGGGAATggcccatcccatcccatcacCCACCCACACCTATGCAAACTTCTCAATCAAATTTGTTATTTGGCAGCAGCAGCAACTACTACCCCCAGTTATTTCATTTTAACCCacaaattacaacaataactttaattcatGTTTTAAACTAACTTAGTCCACACATTATGATCAATTTTATAAGtatttattcaataattaaaagaaagaaaaaaaataattaatgtttgTATGCATTATATCACAATAAGCCTATCAATCGTCTGCCCATTTAACTACGTACACTGACTTTTAAGCTGTGGCaggagttggggggggggggtgttgagcTTTGTGGGTTTGTAATTTGGAAGAGCTAGACATGCATATCTCTTTCACTCCTTTTAAATTGCTGATACACAGCCAAATTGGTGACCCATTTGGCGATGGGAAATGAAATGTTCCTTCAAGTTCAAGGTACGTAAAAccctatatatatcttaattaatgtgttacatatttatttttaaaataaataattataaataataatatatcagtCTTGATAAATATCAAAGCAAATTAAATTGGTTAacaatatatttacaaataaatagcATTTTTTATTACAGATTAAGcctagctatatatataattattttcttttggcaaAAACTTGTAGCAGAGAGGCAGGACGGACGGACAGTGAGGTTGATATATGAACCACTCTTTCATATTCCCAAGGGTTCCCTCTTAGCTCAATGATTCGTCTCACCACCACGTGATCGACATTTGTTTGCTTCATGGGATATTGTGattgtaaaagaaaataagttgcGAAGAAAAAGAGGCACAGCACAGTGCAAAGGCATATTGGGTTGCAATGTCTAATGTATTCTTCAAGCTACAGATCCATTGATTGtctttctttctattcttttctAGTTATATATGGCAAGTGAGGACATTATAGCAAGTGAGAGCAATTTCTCTGTGTGTTTAACGTTTGGGGCCTTTATTCAAACATGTTTAAGACAATTCTTATTTGGCTAGAGTTTTAACTTGCAAAGATTTAACCACCCCTTACTGTAAAATCGAGATCAACACTTACAGAATACAGAAACTTAAAGATTTCATAAACTTACAACAattgatttcatattttaattgaCACTTACATAAACTCATAGAAACCGAGATCGATAGATGATAGAAACTTACAGAAACTACCTAGATATAAACATACAGAAACTTATAGAAATAGAGAAACTTACAGAAATCGATAGAGTTTTAGGCAGTGATAAAGAAACTTACAGAAACTGAGATTGAGGACTTCAACACAGGAACAGCAATATGCAGGTCTTTGATCGCCGATGGTATAGAAGAAGAGTTCACAACAATGACGGGAAGAAGAGGCGAATTTGGATTAATGGGAAAGGTGATTTTGGATTGACGGGAGAGGCGACTTCGGATTCGGATTTGGTAGCTAGGGATTTGGAATTGATCACAAGAAGAGGCAAGAAGGAAGATTATGTTGTTTTCTCATAACCTAATgaagattatgaaaaaataatattaagtgtaaaaagaaaaattaataaaaaatattacttaattagaattatagatatatatttggagagaaatatttttgttgatatTCTAAACTCAATAACGACaggaattttaattaatagtgaGAAATTTAGAAACCGTcgttaaaaaactaattttacaCCATATTTAACGAGAGTATAAATAAGTCCTCATTATAATCATGAAAATTATGCTTTTAATGATGGGGTATTTATCCTCTCACTAATTTTCCCTCATTAAAAGCCTTTTTTTTTGTGGTGTGTTAATTGAGCCTACATTTCACCATGATGATAATAGCATATTAAACGATCAAATGATCATTAACTTCTCAAAAAAAACAATGAATTATGTTCAATAAACATTGTATCAAGATGATGATATGAGAATTCTGATAACACAAATGATTGGTCGtccaattattaaaaaaaatatttaattttgtgccTCTCATTGTTAGTAATTAAATGTCCTTCCATTTTTTGGATATGTGAACACaattatatttaaagaatttaaaagaaaacgaCAATAGGCTAAACTTCATCGAGACTCTCCTTAAACCCGAATTCTTGTGTCTCTACTAAGCCCAATCTCTCCATCTATAAACCCGACCGTTGTTGTGAAGCCATCACCACCGAATCTTACCGCTGACGGTCGAAATGTTAGATCTCCTCTCATTTTGTGTGATATTTTGTGGAGGGGATGGATGTGTTTCATTGCGATGGGTTTCATCTCGATGCGTTGGGTTACCTGGCTAGAGGAAGCCGCAAGGCAGGCCGATGGGCATCCTTGCCGATGGGGGTTTCTTGCACGAGGAAGCCTCATCGATGAGGGTGCCCATTGGCCTTCCTAGCAGCGCT
It contains:
- the LOC127796860 gene encoding uncharacterized protein LOC127796860 yields the protein MELPIEREQNNIIFLLASSCDQFQIPSYQIRIRSRLSRQSKITFPINPNSPLLPVIVVNSSSIPSAIKDLHIAVPVLKSSISVSQNVLLRIGNVEKSRINPLQVF